Part of the Mus caroli chromosome 1, CAROLI_EIJ_v1.1, whole genome shotgun sequence genome, CCTTTAACTACCCTTCTGAAGCCTGAGAATGTTTaaggagccacagagctgtgACAGTCCTCTGTGAGTGGGCCTGCTCTCCACAGAGCATTGTTCCAGTGGTGCGTGTTGCATGTCCCCAAAGGTGAAGAACCCAGGCTTTTGGTGAGGGGGCAAGAAGTGGCATACACAGCCCTTCCAGCTCCTTAGACAGTGGTCTTAACCCGAGGGCCCCGCATCAGGGGCCCTCCCCACTGCCCCCAGGAGTGGCTGAGGCTGAGCAGTCTCTGGCCTCAGGTTCAACTTCAATAAGACCTAGTTAGCCCTTGATCACAGGGCTTCTCTGACAGCCATGCTCAAGCCTGGCCTAGTTGAGCCCGGGTCACCTGGGAATAGGTTCAAAGGCAAGGAAGCTGTAAACCACCTCCAGGCCCCAGCTAGAGCTGCCTGGTGAACAAAGAGACCCCAAGCACTTCAAACGCGCTGGCTGGAGCTCGGCGCTCAGAGTCCAGATGGCAAAGGGCCGGGGTCCGTGATGTCTGTTCACCAAGGCCTGGCCCAATGTTCTGCAATCCTGAGCCCTCCTGCCCTGTCCATCAGTGCCCAGGGCAGGGGACTttagacaggttcagcctctcccTAGTCTCAGTGTTCTGGGCCCACCACCCGCCTGCAAGTGAAGCACAGtacagaggctgaggctgaaccTCAAACCGGGATCCAACACTCAGGGCAAGGTCAGGTAGGCAGGCATGGCGGGCACATGGGCGCTCCCGCAGAGGCTCGCTGTGATGTCTAAGCTATAAAGCATTTAGGGGGCAGGTTCTGAAAACGTGTCCAGGCTGAAGTAGCCCAGAAAATCGGGATTGAAAAAGGATCTCCAACTTGCATTCTGGCCCGAGCCGGGCGGCGTCTCTATGGATCCTAGAGGCGAGATCGTAGGGGTGGACATCTCTGCCAACAGGCGAGTATCTGCCCTGCCCCGGGTCGTGGCACTCTGCCTGCACAGCTCCACTCACTGCGGGCAGGATCGCGTTGCAGACGCCGAGGTCTCAGTGCGCGCCCCAAGAGGCTCCCAGCTGCGTCCTTGGTCCACGGAGCACATCTGGGCTTGGACTTGCCTCCTCCACCCCTCGCAGAGACCCTGAACCCTGGCAGGGCCAAATCTGCTCCAGGAGACTCAGACAAAGGCAGGCACCGTTGAACTTAGGGGTCAGCACCGCTGATTAGCGGCCGCGCCTGGGGTAGGAGCGCAGGCTGAGCGCGCGGACCTGGCCTCCGAGATGCGGGCCACAGTCAGGGCCGAAAAAAGAGGAGACAAAACTGAAAGTGCCGCCCCGGGGGGGCGGGGGCGGCCGGCGAAGGCCCCAGAATTTGTCCTGCCCCTGGCCACGGTGGCCAATCAGCGCGCCGCCCTCGCTCCTGACAGCTATTTAGCAACCCAGCCGGGATAGAGTTTCCAAAAAAGTTAGAATAACTTCCTCTCCCGGAGACCTCGGTTTTGCACAAGCCGGCCTCGAAATCAGAGCCTTTGATAGCGACCCGGGAGCCTGTGCTCGGCGGCCGCGGGCTTGGCCAGTGGCGTGCGCTCGGCGCCCCCCAGCCCCACGCGCGCCGGGCGGGCGCCATGGAGGAGGGCTCCAGCTCGCCGGTGTCCCCCGTGGACAGTCTGGGCACCAGCGAggaagagctggagaggcagCCCAAGCGCTTCGGCCGGAAGCGGCGCTACAGCAAGAAATCGAGCGAAGATGGCAGCCCGACCCCGGGTAAGCGCGGCAAGAAGGGCAGCCCGAGCGCGCAGTCTTTCGAGGAGCTGCAGAGCCAGCGCATCCTGGCCAACGTGCGCGAGCGCCAGCGCACCCAGTCGCTCAACGAGGCCTTCGCCGCGCTGCGCAAGATCATCCCCACGCTCCCCTCTGACAAGCTCAGCAAGATCCAGACGCTCAAGCTGGCCGCCAGGTACATAGACTTCCTCTACCAGGTTCTCCAGAGCGACGAGATGGACAATAAGATGACCAGCTGCAGCTACGTGGCTCACGAGCGTCTCAGCTACGCCTTCTCCGTGTGGCGCATGGAGGGCGCGTGGTCCATGTCCGCCTCCCACTAGCGCCGCGCCGTGCCATCCACCTCCGGAGCCGCACGCCAGGGTAGGTGCTGCGTGTGCTGGGCATCCACGACGCACGGGTGGGTGGGCGGACGGGCCAGTGTATCTCTCCTCGTGGAGGTACCTCAGGCAACCGCACAGGGATGGGGTGAACTTCCTCACCCTGCAAGGGTTGGCGCGACCTGAGAAAACTCTCCTACCCCGGGGGCACGCCCGGATCTTTTGCCAGGGGTATCAGTTCGGAATCCACCCGCCTGTGGCTCCCCAGCAGGGTCCAAATACACTTATTGGACAAATGGTCACTTTCCATTTTTGGTGGATGGGTGTCTGTGGGTGACCCTGTGGGGAGCGGTTGTCAAAACGTCTTCCTTAGGCCAGCGGAGGCCAGGAGATGCGATGCCCGCTGGGTTGTGGCCGACCTGTTGCCTCGCGCTCATTCTATGGAGCTGAGGAGCCCACGCGTGGTACAGACAATCCGCTCTTTCTGATCCGCAGTTCCGGCCCGCGCCTTGGATGCTACGGCGTTCAAGCCCTAGCCGGCTCAGTACGTAAGACGATGCTGGCCCCTGGCGCGGCAGAGAGGTTTCTGTTCAGCGCTGGGGCTCCAGGTTCACAGAGGAGCAAATCGCTGGGCGCCAAGAATGCAGTAGACCCCTGTCGCCCCAAAAGTATGGACCCCTCAAGCGCCCAGGCCTGGGTGGATGTAGCGGCATGGAGTCTCTGGCTGCCGGCAAGCAGGTGGATCATATTTAGAGTTGTGTGCTTAGTGTACCACCATCCTTGAACTTGGAAAGACCCAGAGGCAAGGGATTCAGGCTGGGTAACAGGTCTGAGTATGGGGTGGGTGTGGATGAAGAAGCAGTGTGAGCAGGGCCTTGCCTGGGAAGAAGGCACCTCAGCACAGCTGAGCACTGGACCGGTGTTTCAGAGAGCGTTTATCATGTCCTGCACCCGCTGCTTAGCAGACCCCTCCCAAATCCTCAGGCAGCCCCAGGGGCAGTACCCTGCAGGCTCTACTTCCCTGAGGCCTTGCTTCCATCTTCGAGGGGATCGTGGTGTAGAAAATTCTTCCCACTTAATTTTCCTTCGTTTTTCAcgcatcttgtgtgtgtgtggttttttttttttaatgaaagtctCCGCTTAACACAGAAACAATTTGGATTAATCAAGATTAACATGACTATCCATTGTCCCAAACATCTAtttactcttttattattttatagtatcTTGAAAGTTGCTGCTGTGGCCACAAAATGTTGGTCTCATACagtgggtttgttttctttcttcctttcctttctttcccccctttctttcttttttttaatcctttatttCTGTCATCAAAAAACTGTTTTCATGAAATAACCTCTGGGATACGactattttatagtttttaagaAGAGCTTTTAACAGAGTCACTTGTGGGAATCTTCCCCTGTGTTTGTCAAAAACAGATGGGAATTGTCTCAATCACGTATTTCTCTAGGAAAGAAAGTTTGGGTTGGCAAAGTACTCGAAGCTTCAGAGGGATAATACATTAATTCTGTTTTTTGCTGCCTAAATTATGAGTGTCCATTAGTTAAGTTCCACTCACCCCTCTTACCGCCATGGTTTACAACACATCTGAGGGAGCCGAGACAGATGAAATGCACCAtcttttttatacacacacatagaatttGTTTAAGGGAAATGTCAACAGACCTATCGTTAAGATAGTCCTTCCGAAAATTATTGAAAGCCAACACTAGGAGATCCTACCCTGATGCAAGAATTTAGTGGGggcatttaaaattcattttaagataATTGCTCTCTTCAACAACTTTGATTCAATCACAGTTTGCaatcaaatatgttttaaaatccaAAAATGCAATATCtgtaataaacaaatgaaaaatgttaaGAGCTTATTTGGACAAAAAGGCATTAAACTATCAGATAACACATTGGTTTGGAAAGCAAGATGCAGGCCTGTTTACTTTCAAATAATCAAATACAAAGGCTAGTGGGTTTAACTGGTGTCTGGCCGCACAGAGGACCTCTTTCCAAGGGAATGTGTCCCTGTTTGATGCACTCACTGATGTTGGACCTGCCTTGGTCTGATTTATTAGGGTCGTGCTAACTAGCACCTTTATGTTCTTATTCTTAACCCATCCCTCTTAAGGAGCATAAATGTAATTGTAATTACTTTAATCTCCTAGAAATGTTGCTAATTGTAACTGGTTATTTCTCTGTAACATTTCCAAGGAACATTAGTTACAGCCCTGGAGGGAGAGGAACCTAGACATTTCAGTGAACTGTATATACTTTAAATGTCTATTGTGACATATTTTTACTAACGACACAAAGCTTAAATCGTCCTTGACAGTGGAGAGAAATGGCCTGGCCCATGAAGTCCAGCTTATAGTAAAGTTCTTTCTTGGCTGGGTGATCTAAAACTCAGACTAAGTATCAGGGGTCTTCCCAGTCAGCAGGACTCAAATAACTGAAAGAAGCCTCAGAAGGGGTCCAGTGTGTTTGTGAGACATAGGAGCCCTCTGAGCAGGGTCGCTGTCACCTGGTccagaacagagaaagacagtCATTTCTCATCCACTATTTATTCTGCCGTCTTGGTCATGGTTTAAGGCAGCCTCGTCTCTCGTTCTGCTGACTCTGCACGGCTTTTCAACAGGTTTTAATCTCCAACGACCggactttcctttcctttccttttttcctttccttctgagcACATTTGGTTCCTGTGGACAGAATATGTGTCTCCCTCACCTTTCAACCCATGtcagcctctcctctcccctggaAGCTTGCATCATGGAGGTGTTTGCTGCATCCGGGGTGTTAGctagtctcaaaataaaacttgCTCGGGGAGGAACTGAAAAGCACAATCCCGGCGGAGCTTTTGTTTGTTGAGAAGATCGAACTGAACCGTTGAGGTACGTGAGGTACAAATGAGATGGTCTAACGGAACTTCCTACAGTTGTCGGTGGGAGCCACCCTCCTAAAGATCAGCAGTGTTTTCCTGCCTCCCATCTGGCCGGTGTGGTGACTGGAGAGGCTAGAGTGGCTTTCTGAAGTCATTTGAAGTGTACCGAGGTTGTCTGAAAATACCTCTCTTTCAAGCAGGTTGTAAGCTTGGAAGCATTGAGTTTCCAATGAGTTTCCACCGGCCTCACTCACTGTGTCCTGAGGAGAAGGCACAGATGCAGGGCTAATTTTGCCTGGCAGAGAAATCATGAGGTCCATGTTTTGTGCACAGGGCACTGTAACTCATAACTGGAGTTTAAATACGGACTTAAAATAAGCCAAATTTAAAGATTGCACTCGTGGGGCACTTTTCAGGCTAGTGCCTGCATCCCTCCATTCTCCCTGGTGTCTTTGAGAGCCTTGTGAATGTCCGTGTGTGTCTGCGTCTTTTCTTGGGAAAGCAGAAGTGTGCTACAGAAAGCGAAGGGAACGCAAAGTTCTCTACCAGCAGTGAGTTCACGGAGGAGGCTGTAAAATTCAAAGAGGTGGGTAAGTTACTGTGGCCATGAAGTGGAGCCTGATTACAGAAGGAACAGGATCTAAGACACACAGATGGATGGCTGTTTCCCAAAGCCGAGGTGAAACTAAACAGTCAGAAGCTGTTGCAAAAGATATTGTGCCTGATCACCTGAGCCTACACATGTGGTTAAACTGATAggcatggaacacacacacacaccacatgcatacacacacacacacacacacacacatacatacacacacatacatacacacacatacacacacacacacacac contains:
- the Twist2 gene encoding twist-related protein 2, which gives rise to MEEGSSSPVSPVDSLGTSEEELERQPKRFGRKRRYSKKSSEDGSPTPGKRGKKGSPSAQSFEELQSQRILANVRERQRTQSLNEAFAALRKIIPTLPSDKLSKIQTLKLAARYIDFLYQVLQSDEMDNKMTSCSYVAHERLSYAFSVWRMEGAWSMSASH